The following are encoded together in the Vigna angularis cultivar LongXiaoDou No.4 chromosome 9, ASM1680809v1, whole genome shotgun sequence genome:
- the LOC108323175 gene encoding linoleate 9S-lipoxygenase: protein MFSGVTGLVKRGQKLKGTVVLMHKNVLDVNALTSAQSPTGIIGGAIGVVGGVIGTTVDTLTSFLGRSVALRLISSTAADASGKGKVGKQTYLEGLVTSLPTLGAGQSAFDIHFEWDSDMGIPGAFYIENFMQVEFFLVSLTLEDIPNHGTIHFVCNSWIYNDKKYKSDRIFFANKAYLPSETPSPLVKYREEELKTLRGDGTGERKEHERIYDYDVYNDLGDPDSNARLARPVLGGSTLPYPRRGRTGRKPTKKDSKSESRSDSVYLPRDESFGHLKSSDFLVYILKSASQNVIPQLQSALRLQFNQPEFSSFNDVRGLYDGGIKLPTDALSKISPIPLFSELFRTDGEQVLKFPPPKVIQVDQSAWMTDEEFAREMIAGVNPHIIRKLQEFPPKSKLDSQLYGDNTSTITREHLQPNLGGLTVEQAIQNNRLFILDHHDTLIPYLRRINATETKAYATRTIIFLQDNGTLKPLAIELSKPHPQGDNFGPISNVYLPANQGVEAYIWLLAKAYVIVNDSCYHQLVSHWLNTHAVVEPFVIATNRHLSVVHPVHKLLLPHYRDTMNINALARNVLVNAEGIIESTFLWGGYSLEMSAVVYKDWVFPEQALPADLLKRGVAVKDSSAPHGLRLLIEDYPYAADGLEIWATIKSWVQEYVSFYYKSDAAIKQDTELQAFWKELVQVGHGDKKNEPWWVKMQTREELIESCTTLIWTASALHAAVNFGQYPYGGYILNRPTLSRQFMPEIGSPEYAELAKNPEKVYLKTITGKNETLKDLTIIEVLSRHASDELYLGQRDGGEFWTYDKEPLEAFKRFGKRLAEIEQKLIQRNSDETLRNRYGPVKMPYTLLYPSSEEGLTFRGIPNSISI, encoded by the exons ATGTTTTCAGGTGTGACAGGTCTCGTCAAGCGGGGGCAGAAGCTGAAGGGAACAGTGGTGTTGATGCATAAGAATGTGTTGGACGTCAATGCCCTCACTTCTGCTCAAAGTCCCACCGGCATCATCGGTGGCGCAATCGGTGTTGTGGGTGGTGTCATCGGCACCACCGTTGACACTCTCACTTCCTTTCTCGGACGATCTGTGGCTCTCAGGTTGATCAGTTCCACCGCTGCTGATG CATCTGGAAAAGGAAAGGTGGGAAAACAAACATATTTGGAAGGTCTTGTTACTTCCTTACCAACCTTGGGAGCTGGCCAGTCTGCATTCGATATTCATTTTGAATGGGACAGTGACATGGGAATTCCTGGAGCATTTTACATTGAGAATTTCATGCAAGTTGAGTTCTTCCTTGTGAGTTTGACTCTTGAAGATATTCCTAACCACGGAACCATACACTTTGTTTGCAACTCATGGATTTACAACGACAAAAAGTACAAATCTGATCGCATTTTCTTTGCCAACAAG gCATACCTTCCAAGTGAAACACCAAGTCCACTGGTGAAGTATAGAGAAGAAGAATTAAAGACTTTGAGAGGAGATGGAACAGGAGAGCGCAAAGAACATGAAAGAATCTATGACTATGATGTCTACAATGATTTGGGTGATCCTGACTCCAATGCCAGATTGGCCCGTCCAGTTCTTGGAGGATCCACGTTGCCTTATCCTCGCAGGGGAAGAACTGGAAGAAAACCAACTAAGAAAG ATTCTAAAAGTGAGAGTCGCAGTGACTCTGTATATCTTCCAAGGGATGAATCATTTGGTCACTTGAAGTCATCAGATTTCCTTGTTTATATTCTTAAATCTGCATCTCAAAATGTGATACCTCAATTACAATCTGCACTTAGACTACAATTCAACCAACCTGAGTTTTCTAGCTTTAATGATGTTCGTGGACTCTATGATGGTGGAATTAAGTTGCCCACTGATGCACTTAGCAAGATTAGTCCTATACCATTGTTCAGTGAACTATTTCGTACTGATGGAGAACAGGTTCTCAAGTTTCCACCACCTAAAGTAATTCAAG TGGACCAGTCTGCATGGATGACTGATGAAGAGTTTGCAAGAGAGATGATTGCTGGTGTGAATCCTCATATCATTAGAAAACTTCAG GAGTTTCCGCCTAAGAGCAAGCTAGATAGCCAGCTCTATGGTGATAATACCAGTACAATTACAAGAGAACACTTGCAGCCTAACTTGGGTGGGCTAACTGTAGAACAG GCCATCCAAAACAACAGACTCTTCATACTAGATCACCATGACACACTTATTCCATATTTGAGACGAATCAATGCAACAGAGACAAAGGCCTATGCTACTAGGACCATTATTTTCTTACAAGATAATGGAACATTAAAGCCATTGGCTATTGAGTTAAGCAAACCACATCCCCAGGGTGATAATTTTGGTCCTATTAGCAATGTTTATCTTCCGGCAAACCAAGGAGTTGAAGCTTATATTTGGCTACTTGCAAAGGCTTATGTGATCGTAAATGACTCTTGCTATCACCAACTTGTCAGCCATTG GTTAAACACTCATGCAGTTGTTGAGCCATTCGTGATAGCAACAAACAGGCATCTCAGTGTGGTTCACCCTGTTCACAAACTTCTTCTTCCACATTATCGTGACACAATGAACATAAATGCACTTGCAAGGAATGTCTTGGTCAATGCAGAGGGTATCATAGAATCAACTTTCTTGTGGGGAGGCTATTCGTTAGAAATGTCTGCAGTTGTATACAAGGATTGGGTTTTCCCTGAGCAAGCACTACCTGCAGATCTTCTTAAGAG AGGTGTGGCTGTTAAGGATTCATCTGCTCCACACGGCCTTCGTCTTCTAATAGAGGACTATCCTTATGCTGCTGATGGACTAGAGATATGGGCCACTATCAAGTCATGGGTGCAAGAATATGTGTCTTTCTACTACAAGTCTGATGCTGCAATTAAACAAGATACTGAACTCCAAGCCTTTTGGAAAGAACTTGTGCAAGTTGGTCATGGTGACAAGAAAAATGAGCCATGGTGGGTGAAAATGCAAACTCGTGAAGAGTTGATTGAATCTTGCACCACACTCATATGGACTGCTTCAGCCCTTCATGCAGCTGTGAATTTCGGACAGTATCCTTATGGTGGCTACATCCTTAACCGACCAACTCTTAGTAGGCAATTCATGCCTGAGATTGGATCTCCTGAGTATGCTGAGCTTGCCAAGAACCCTGAAAAGGTGTACTTGAAAACAATCACAGGGAAGAATGAGACCCTTAAAGACCTCACCATTATAGAGGTGTTGTCAAGGCATGCTTCTGATGAGTTGTATCTCGGACAAAGAGATGGTGGTGAGTTTTGGACTTATGATAAGGAGCCATTGGAGGCCTTCAAGAGGTTTGGAAAGAGGTTGGCAGAAATTGAGCAAAAGCTCATCCAAAGAAATAGTGATGAGACTCTGAGGAACCGATATGGTCCAGTGAAGATGCCCTACACATTGCTCTATCCTTCAAGTGAGGAAGGCTTGACTTTCAGAGGTATTCCTAACAGTATCTCCATCTAA
- the LOC108323173 gene encoding telomere repeat-binding factor 5, with protein MGNQKQKWTQDEEDALIAGVEKHGPGKWKNILKDPQFAPFLTSRSNIDLKDKWRNLSVSNGSQVSKDKPRVPKLKALPPPPPPTAATSSTATAPQNALPAPQNARTEVAALDSSPNGQDVKNPPRYNAMVFEALSALKDNNGSDLSAIVSFIEQKHQVPQNFRRALSTRLRRLVSQGKLEKVQNCYKIKKDVTSGAKSPPPKPKDVRPRQLQPQPERQSPASVITASNDTIKEAADTAAYRVADAESKSYLAAEAVKEAEKISLLVEHSDSMLQLAKDIYEQCSRGEIILLA; from the exons ATGGGGAATCAGAAGCAGAAGTGGACGCAAGACGAAGAAGACGCGCTCATCGCCGGAGTTGAAAAGCACGGTCCCGGAAAGTGGAAGAACATTCTCAAAGATCCTCAATTCGCCCCTTTCCTCACTTCTCGTTCCAACATCGACCTCAAG GACAAATGGCGGAATTTGAGCGTCAGTAACGGTTCTCAAGTCTCCAAAGACAAACCTAGGGTTCCCAAGCTCAAggctcttcctcctcctccacctccaACTGCTGCCACCTCCTCCACCGCCACCGCTCCTCAAAACGCCCTCCCTGCTCCTCAAAACGCACGGACTGAGGTCGCTGCCCTTGATTCTTCTCCGAATGGTCAAGATGTCAAAAACCCTCCGAG GTATAATGCAATGGTTTTTGAAGCTCTATCAGCACTAAAGGATAATAATGGATCTGACCTAAGTGCCATTGTTAGTTTCATCGAG CAAAAGCATCAGGTTCCTCAAAATTTTAGAAGGGCATTAAGTACAAGGTTGAGGAGGCTTGTTAGTCAAGGGAAACTTGAAAAG GTACAAAattgttacaaaataaaaaaggatgtcacctccgggGCAAAATCACCTCCACCGAAACCAAAGGATGTCCGGCCACGGCAATTACAACCACAACCAGAACGGCAATCCCCAGCTTCTGTCATTACGGCATCTAATGATACAATAAAGGAAGCTGCTGATACTGCGGCCTACAGAGTTGCTGATGCTGAAAGTAAATCATATCTGGCTGCGGAAGCAGTAAAGGAGGCAGAAAAAATATCATTGTTGGTTGAACATAGTGATTCAATGTTGCAGCTAGCAAAAGACATATATGAACAAT GTTCGCGTGGTGAAATTATCCTCTTGGCTTAA
- the LOC108323171 gene encoding telomere repeat-binding factor 4-like has protein sequence MGNQKQKWTQDEEDALIAGVEKHGPGKWKNILKDPQFAPFLTSRSNIDLKDKWRNLSVSNGSQGSKDKPRVPKLKALPPPPSSTTSTTTTATPQNAASAPQNVPSDVTVPDSSLNDQDVKNPPRYNAMVFEALSALKDNNGSDLSAIVSFIEQKHQVPQNFRRALSTRLRRLVSQGKLEKVQNFYKIKKDVPSGTKSPSPKPKDVRPAPSQPAPQPQWQSSVSVFTASNETIKDAADTAAYRIADAESKSYLAAEAVKEAEKISLLVEHSDSMLELAKDIYEQCSRGEIILLA, from the exons ATGGGGAATCAAAAGCAGAAGTGGACGCAGGACGAGGAAGACGCGCTCATCGCCGGAGTTGAAAAGCACGGTCCCGGAAAGTGGAAAAACATTCTCAAAGATCCCCAATTTGCCCCTTTTCTCACTTCCCGTTCCAACATCGACCTCAAG GACAAATGGCGGAATTTGAGCGTCAGTAACGGTTCTCAAGGCTCCAAAGACAAGCCTAGGGTTCCCAAGCTCAAggctcttcctcctcctccttcttctaccacctccaccaccaccaccgccACACCTCAAAACGCGGCTTCTGCTCCACAAAACGTACCGTCTGATGTCACTGTCCCTGATTCTTCTCTGAATGACCAAGATGTCAAAAACCCTCCGAG GTATAATGCAATGGTTTTTGAAGCTCTATCAGCACTAAAAGATAATAATGGATCTGACCTAAGTGCCATTGTTAGTTTCATCGAG CAAAAACATCAGGTTCCTCAAAATTTTAGAAGGGCATTAAGTACAAGGTTGCGAAGGCTTGTTAGTCAAGGAAAACTTGAAAAG GTacaaaatttttacaaaataaaaaaggatgTCCCCTCGGGAACAAAATCACCTTCACCAAAACCAAAGGATGTCCGGCCAGCACCGTCACAACCTGCACCACAACCACAATGGCAGTCCTCGGTTTCTGTCTTTACAGCATCTAATGAGACAATAAAGGATGCTGCAGATACTGCAGCCTACAGAATTGCCGATGCTGAAAGTAAGTCATATCTGGCTGCGGAAGCAGTAAAGGAGGCAGAGAAAATATCATTGCTGGTTGAACATAGTGATTCGATGTTGGAGCTAGCAAAAGACATATATGAACAAT GTTCTCGAGGTGAAATTATCCTTTTGGCTTAA
- the LOC108323179 gene encoding uncharacterized protein LOC108323179 gives MNNTNIIQLEKSKTNQPTNLPSLLASFFLSLKLHILSSSLLCLCSVVFTMEFRSKSCRSESLQIENYNGGRVAPTGMQDLRSYSYSASYGASAYPCKIGKEKEVKVDKGKNIANKVSKSWSFSDPELQRKKRVAGYKIYSVEGKMKGSLRKSLRWIKNTYTEAVHGWW, from the coding sequence ATGAACAACACTAATATAATACAACTAGAAAAAAGCAAAACCAACCAACCGACCAACCTACCATCTCTTTTAGCTTCATTCTTTCTCTCCTTAAAACTACACATCCTTAGTTCTTCACTCTTGTGTTTGTGCAGTGTGGTTTTCACCATGGAATTCAGATCCAAATCATGCAGGAGTGAGAGTCTGCAGATTGAAAACTACAATGGAGGAAGGGTGGCCCCAACAGGTATGCAAGATCTAAGGTCTTACAGTTACAGTGCAAGTTATGGTGCGTCTGCATATCCATGCAAGATAGGTAAGGAAAAGGAAGTGAAGGTGGATAAAGGGAAAAACATAGCTAATAAAGTATCAAAAAGTTGGAGCTTCAGTGACCCTGAGTtgcagaggaagaagagagtggCTGGCTATAAAATATATTCTGTGGAAGGAAAAATGAAAGGCTCACTCAGGAAGAGTTTAAGGTGGATCAAGAACACCTACACAGAAGCTGTTCATGGATGGTGGTGA
- the LOC108323170 gene encoding glycylpeptide N-tetradecanoyltransferase 1 — protein sequence MVDSNPSSGSPEETQNPNPDGNAPAESDLALDNLVQKVQESLSLEKRHKFWETQPVGQFKDIGDSSLSEGPIELPTPLSEVKQEPYNLPDHYEWVTCDINSEDMCDEVYNLLAHNYVEDDENMFRFKYSKEFLRWALQPPGYFRSWHIGVRVKSTKKMVAFITGIPARIRVRDEVVHMAEINFLCVHKKLRTKRLAPVMIKEVTRRVHLENMWQAAYTAGVILPTPIATCQYWHRSLNPKKLIDVGFSRLGARMTMSRTIKLYKLPESTVTPGFRKMEIHDVPAVTRLIRTYLSRFVVAPDFDENDVEHWLLPKDDVIDSYLVESPETHEVTDFCSFYTLPSTILGHPSYSLLKAAYSFYNVSTVTPLLQLMNDALIVAKQKDYDVFNALDVMQNETFLRDLKFGPGDGKLHYYLYNYRIRHALKPSELGLVLL from the coding sequence ATGGTTGACAGCAATCCTTCCTCTGGATCACCTGAAGAAACACAAAATCCAAACCCGGATGGGAATGCACCAGCTGAAAGTGATCTTGCATTGGATAATTTAGTACAAAAAGTTCAAGAATCTCTCTCCCTGGAAAAAAGACATAAATTTTGGGAAACCCAACCTGTCGGGCAGTTCAAGGATATAGGAGACTCCAGTTTGTCAGAAGGCCCTATTGAACTTCCAACCCCTTTATCTGAGGTCAAACAAGAACCTTACAACCTTCCTGACCACTATGAATGGGTTACTTGTGACATCAACTCCGAGGACATGTGTGATGAAGTATACAACCTTCTTGCTCATAACTATGTTGAGGATGATGAGAACATGTTTCGATTTAAGTACTCGAAGGAATTTCTGCGCTGGGCTCTGCAACCTCCTGGATATTTTAGGAGTTGGCATATTGGTGTTCGTGTTAAAAGTACCAAGAAGATGGTTGCTTTCATAACAGGTATTCCTGCTAGAATCCGAGTTCGTGATGAGGTTGTTCATATGGCAGAGATCAATTTCCTGTGTGTCCATAAGAAACTTAGAACAAAGAGGCTTGCTCCTGTCATGATCAAAGAGGTGACCAGGAGGGTGCACCTGGAAAATATGTGGCAGGCAGCTTATACTGCTGGAGTAATTCTTCCTACACCAATAGCAACTTGTCAATACTGGCACAGATCTTTGAACCCCAAGAAGCTAATTGATGTTGGTTTCTCTCGGCTTGGTGCACGAATGACAATGAGTCGAACCATCAAGCTTTACAAGCTGCCAGAATCAACAGTCACCCCAGGGTTCAGAAAAATGGAAATTCATGATGTTCCCGCAGTTACAAGGCTAATTAGGACTTATTTAAGCCGTTTTGTTGTTGCACCCGATTTTGATGAAAATGATGTGGAGCATTGGCTTCTGCCAAAGGACGATGTTATTGATAGTTATCTAGTTGAAAGTCCCGAAACTCATGAGGTCACTGACTTCTGTAGTTTTTACACACTTCCTTCTACTATCCTTGGCCACCCTAGTTATTCACTTCTGAAAGCAGCATATTCATTCTATAATGTTTCCACTGTCACCCCTTTGCTTCAGCTGATGAATGATGCTCTCATTGTCGCAAAACAGAAGGATTATGATGTTTTCAATGCATTGGATGTCATGCAGAATGAGACCTTTTTGAGGGATCTCAAGTTTGGACCAGGTGATGGAAAACTTCATTATTATCTTTACAACTACCGAATAAGGCATGCATTGAAGCCGTCAGAGCTTGGGCTTGTGCTTCTGTAg
- the LOC108323183 gene encoding eukaryotic initiation factor 4A-10: protein MAGLAPEGTQFDGRQYDAKMTELLSTDGQEFFTSYDEVYDSFDAMGLQENLLRGIYAYGFERPSAIQQRGIVPFCKGLDVIQQAQSGTGKTATFCSGILQQLDYGLVQCQALVLAPTRELAQQIEKVMRALGDYLGVKVHACVGGTSVREDQRILQAGVHTVVGTPGRVFDMLRRQSLRPDCIKMFVLDEADEMLSRGFKDQIYDIFQLLPSKIQVGVFSATMPPEALEITRKFMNKPVRILVKRDELTLEGIKQFYVNVDKEEWKLETLCDLYETLAITQSVIFVNTRRKVDWLTDKMRSNDHTVSATHGDMDQNTRDIIMREFRSGSSRVLITTDLLARGIDVQQVSLVINYDLPTQPENYLHRIGRSGRFGRKGVAINFVTTDDSRMLSDIQKFYNVTVEELPSNVADLL, encoded by the exons ATGGCAGGTTTGGCTCCAGAAGGAACACAATTTGATGGTCGCCAATATGACGCTAAGATGACTGAATT GCTTTCCACTGATGGGCAAGAATTCTTTACCTCTTATGATGAAGTCTACGACAGCTTTGATGCAATGGGATTGCAAGAAAATCTTCTGCGAGGCATATATGCTTATG GTTTTGAGAGGCCTTCTGCAATCCAGCAAAGAGGAATTGTTCCTTTCTGCAAGGGTCTGGATGTGATTCAGCAGGCTCAATCTGGAACAGGAAAGACAGCAACATTCTGTTCTGGAATTTTGCAGCAGCTTGATTATGGATTGGTTCAGTGCCAAGCTTTGGTTTTGGCACCAACAAGGGAGCTAGCACAGCAGATTGAAAAAGTTATGCGGGCTCTTGGTGATTACCTGGGTGTTAAGGTTCATGCATGTGTTGGTGGCACAAGTGTCCGTGAGGATCAGCGCATTCTCCAAGCTGGTGTTCACACTGTTGTTGGCACTCCTGGCCGTGTGTTTGACATGCTGCGGAGGCAGTCTCTCCGCCCAGATTGCATAAAGATGTTTGTTTTGGATGAGGCTGATGAAATGCTTTCACGAGGTTTCAAGGATCAG ATCTATGACATCTTCCAGCTGCTGCCATCCAAAATTCAGGTTGGGGTTTTCTCTGCTACAATGCCACCAGAAGCCCTTGAGATTACAAGGAAGTTCATGAATAAGCCAGTGAGAATCTTGGTAAAGCGCGATGAACTGACCCTGGAGGGTATCAAACAGTTTTATGTCAATGTTGACAAGGAAGAATGGAAGCTAGAGACATTATGCGACCTTTATGAGACTCTGGCTATCACCCAAAGTGTCATTTTTGTGAACACCAGGCGCAAGGTCGACTGGCTCACTGATAAGATGCGAAGCAATGACCACACGGTCTCTGCCACCCATGGTGACATGGACCAAAACACGCGTGACATCATCATGCGTGAATTCCGGTCCGGCTCGTCTCGAGTTCTCATTACCACCGACCTTCTGGCCCGTGGCATAGATGTGCAACAAGTGTCTCTGGTCATAAACTATGATCTGCCAACCCAGCCTGAAAACTATCTCCACCGCATAGGCCGTAGTGGCCGATTTGGAAGAAAAGGAGTTGCTATAAACTTTGTCACAACTGATGATTCCAGAATGCTGTCTGATATTCAGAAGTTCTACAATGTGACTGTAGAGGAGCTGCCATCAAATGTTGCTGATTTGCTCTGA